The following are from one region of the Desulfurellaceae bacterium genome:
- a CDS encoding alpha/beta fold hydrolase, giving the protein MPQLTANNYTMHYRVDDFTDPWSASETVWIQHGFGRNLNFWYHWIPLLAGHYRVLRRDMRGHGGSADPGPDYVWSVDDLLGDMKGFLDALEIDAVHYVGESVGGILGIAFATKWPERFKSLTLCASPTSIRPHIQKTFALGYEDWPTALGTLGSGGWAKALIEQGAGLAGGDSPHLRWVLDEWARTPTHVLQGLCRLVPSVDVEPILSQVSVPTLVLAPANSPLTPLSEQLAIRDSIPGAQMAVIEGSGHEIYVDAAQDCVEALLRFIRS; this is encoded by the coding sequence ATGCCACAGCTGACCGCCAATAACTATACCATGCACTATCGGGTCGATGACTTCACCGACCCGTGGAGTGCGTCTGAGACCGTCTGGATTCAACACGGTTTTGGCCGCAACCTCAACTTCTGGTACCACTGGATACCGCTCCTGGCCGGCCATTACCGTGTGCTGCGGCGGGATATGCGCGGCCACGGCGGGTCGGCCGACCCGGGACCGGACTACGTGTGGTCGGTCGATGACCTGCTCGGCGACATGAAAGGCTTTCTGGACGCCCTGGAGATTGACGCCGTGCACTATGTCGGCGAATCGGTGGGCGGTATTCTGGGCATTGCGTTTGCCACCAAGTGGCCCGAGCGCTTCAAGAGCCTGACCTTGTGCGCCTCTCCAACCTCTATTCGGCCGCATATCCAAAAGACCTTTGCCCTGGGTTATGAGGACTGGCCGACCGCGCTCGGCACCCTTGGTTCGGGTGGCTGGGCCAAAGCCCTGATCGAACAGGGCGCGGGCCTGGCTGGAGGCGACTCGCCCCATCTGCGCTGGGTGCTTGACGAGTGGGCCAGAACCCCGACCCACGTACTCCAGGGACTGTGCCGTCTGGTGCCGAGCGTGGATGTGGAACCGATCCTGTCCCAGGTCAGCGTGCCGACCCTGGTCCTGGCCCCGGCCAACAGCCCGCTCACCCCGCTGAGCGAGCAGCTGGCGATCCGCGACAGCATTCCTGGCGCGCAGATGGCGGTGATCGAGGGCAGCGGGCATGAGATCTACGTAGACGCCGCCCAGGACTGTGTTGAGGCACTGCTCAGGTTTATCCGCTCATGA
- a CDS encoding Uma2 family endonuclease, with amino-acid sequence MPHPEAPLPQHRLSADDYHKMGEAGIFDHADRVELIEGRLIDMAPIGSDHAGQLNAVLNRAFARLALVSPQNPIRLSEHSEPQPDFAILRLRADFYRTSHPQPSDVLLVIEVADTSIRHDREVKIPLYARHGIPEVWLLDLHNTRWRGAVSCRQ; translated from the coding sequence ATGCCGCATCCCGAAGCCCCCCTGCCCCAGCACCGCCTGAGCGCGGATGACTATCACAAGATGGGCGAGGCGGGCATCTTCGACCACGCTGATCGGGTTGAGCTGATTGAGGGCAGGCTGATTGATATGGCTCCCATAGGCAGCGATCATGCGGGTCAACTCAACGCTGTATTGAACAGGGCATTTGCGAGATTGGCTCTCGTCTCGCCGCAAAATCCTATCCGTCTCAGTGAACATTCGGAACCTCAGCCCGATTTTGCCATCTTGCGTCTACGAGCCGATTTCTACCGCACCTCTCACCCTCAGCCATCCGATGTGTTGCTTGTCATTGAAGTTGCAGACACGAGCATCCGCCATGACCGAGAGGTGAAGATTCCTCTGTATGCCCGTCACGGTATCCCCGAAGTCTGGCTGCTGGATCTGCACAACACGCGATGGCGAGGTGCTGTATCCTGCCGACAATGA